The Leptospira selangorensis sequence GATCGTAGCAAAAATTGTATTTAGTTTTTCGGAATTTTCCGAGACTGCTTTAGGCAGAAATTTAGGAAATCTTATAGCTACCGAGATTCCCATTCTAATCTCATTTCCAATTCATAAATTTTATACATGGAAAGAAAAATACGATAATTTATTTATAGAGTTTATTCGTTACCACGCAGTACTACTTTCCGGACTGATATTAAGATTACTTATTTTCCTAATTTTCGATTCATTAGGATTCTCTTTCTATTTTTCAACTATTTTTGGAATCATGGCCATTGTTCTTTGGAACTTTCTAGGATTTGATCGATACGTCTTTACGCAGAAGCAGATCTTATCAGAAAATTCTATCGTCTATGCTGACGGTGGGGCAGGAGTGGAAGTTTTAGAAACCGTTGAGGAGGCAGCCACTTACAACGATTATCTAACTTCCAAAATAACTCCTTTCCTTGGGTTCAGAAACATTGAAATCGGAGCAGGAACCGGGACGATTGCGAATTTAATTTTTGAAAAAGGATACAATGTTCTTCTTTCTGATCTCTCTAAATATAATGTCCTCCGCCTAAAATCAAGATTTTCTGATATACCTAAGTTTTTGGGAGTAGAGCAGGATTTTCTTTCTATCGGTCCTCAAAATTGGGATGCTATATATAGTTCAAATGTTTTAGAGCATGCATCGGATGATTGGAGGCTTATCCAACACGGATTGCGAATTTTGAATTCAGGAGGATGGTTTGTTGCAATCGTTCCAGCAACTAAAATATTGTATTCAGAATTTGATAGGAAGATCGGGCACTACAGGCGGTACGGATGGTCAGACAGAAAAAGGATTGAATCGTTATTAGTTTCCGAATTTCCTGAATCTAAATTGGAACTATGGAAACCTTTTAATCTTGTTGGGGCATTGGGATGGTTTGTTAAAATGCGTGTATTTCGTGCTTCCAATATTAAAGTGTCAGACGCTCTGATAATGGATTCTATTATTCCTTTCCTAAAACCTTTGGATTATATACCTTTCGGATTCGGTCAAACAATCGTCTTCGCGATCCGCAGGTGACATTACAATCCAAATGGTCGCAATTCTCTATGTATGAAAATCAATTCCTTTCCCTTTATTAAGGAGACTCAGAATTAACGAATGAAAGAAAATAGAAAAGCAGAAGCGATTTTAAATAGAACCTGTGAATACTGTATTTATTTTTCGAGCATAATTTTATCGATGAGTCTTGGCCAAATTATTGGTTATAATGGAAGATTTGCAATTCCTTGGTATGGAATTGCATTATCAGCTGTGCTTCTGCTAATTGCTATAATTATCCATAAGAAATTTCCAATCGATCTTAATTTTAATTTTCTATGTAAATTATCGATTAGTATTATCTTCGGATTATATACATTTTTATTTTTTCAAACGGAAGATTATACAAGACAATATTTCGAAGCATTTAAATTGCCTTGTTTGTTATTTATTTTATTTATAATAATTCTTCTCGCTTTTCGTCAAAAAGCAAACGGAAACATCTGGCGATCAATAGCTGTGTTATCTGCAAAAAATCCATTCTATTATTTTTGCATTCCGATTTTCTTATGTTTTACCTATTCCTCGGTAATTTTTGCGAGAGGGGACTCAATTCCTGCTAAGCTATATCCATTCACAATATATTCGGAAGGAAATTTAGATTTAAACGAATTTTTCCCTCCTCCAAATACAATTAAGGCTGAACATTTTGTTAAACAGAAATTGTTGATCGAAACTGTTACACAACTTCCTACGGGGGATTTTATTAGGCTGCCTTTCTATTTAGTTTGGGCGGATGGGAAGGTATTGGGGAGCTACCCTATTTTGCCGGGTTTGATGAATAGTATTGTTTATGGATTTATAAAATTAGCAGGTATAGAATTACCTCATCCCGGATTGATAAGTGAACAGAACCCAATTCCGTTTAGTGCTTTCTATTTGGAAAAATACACCGCCGGCGCGATAGCCGCGTTGACTTCCATGTTTTTTTTCAGAGCGATTCTCAGATTGGTCTCGTTTCGTTCTGCATTGATTCTTAGCCTATTATTCTCGTTCGCCTCTCCTCATCTCTCGGTTTCCTCTCAAGCTTTGTGGCAACATGGATTAATAGAAATGCTGCTCGCATTGTCGCTACCATACGTGCTCGTGTCCAATGCATGGAGTCGACAGAGGCTTTTATTCTTTGGTCTTTTACTTGGAACGTTTTATTTTGTTAGACCGAGTGGAATAATTATCGCCTTCATTATCGGTCTTTTGTTCGGGATTATGAATAAGTTGTATCTGATTCATAATAAGAGTAAGTTGAATCAAGTTCTGTGGATTTCTTCTGGGGCACTTTTTGCTGGAATATTTTTTGGTCTATTGAACTTTTATTTTTATGGTGATGTTCAGGGAGGATATAGCCTTTTTAAGGCCGCACTAGCAAATGATGGAGCTGTTTCTCTATTTGCCTGGAACTTTGGAAGCGGTTTTTCCGGATTATTATGGAGTCCGGGTTATGGCGTTTTTATTTTTTGTCCGATCGTTATACTTTCGCTTTTCGGTCCTTTTATTTCGAAAGGGAGATTAAAAATTACCCTTTTTTATTTAACATTATGCATTCTTGGCTACTTATTACTTTATTCGCCTTATAAATATTGGTGGGCCGGCGTGAGTTATGGAGCTAGATTTTTCTCTGATCTCTCTCCAATTTTTTTCGTACTTCTAATTCCAGTTTTTAAGTTAGCAAGGAAGATTAAAATACTAAAGGTATTGGTTATTCTCTTTGCAAGCATTTCTATATGGGCCCATTCTTCTGCAGTATATTTGGGAGGGGTTGTAAACTGGCAAGCTTGTAACCATTTGCCTGAGGAAGTGAGTGCATGGGATTGGACAAGAATACCTTATACTCAACCATTCCGGAAATACTATCCGTTCGTAACTGATGAGTTAGATATTCAGCCAGTTTTCTCCTGTCAGAAGGGTCGTTTGTCTGGATTTATAAACGATAGATATGCTTATCGATTCGATAAGGATTCACTTTTTATTGACGGATATGAAAAGATATTACAAGATACAACTGCCTATTTTAGAAAAGGAAATTATTGTTTAGCCGTTTTTGGCGCGGTCGCGAAAGAGAATCTGCAGGATAAAGATAATTTACGTGTTGTTATTTCTCAGAACAAAAAGGAAATTTTAAATTATAAAGAAACGTTGCAAACAATTTCCCCAAACTATTTTCCGAGTATTAATGAATTTGAAATCCCTTCGTCTGGAAAAATAGGGATTTCTATTGAGAGAAAGACTGGAAAGTCGATCGACTTTGCTGGTTTGCAAATAAAGGAAGGAACTTGTAACTTGGCCCGATTAAAAATGAATCGAAAAAGGAAGACGTTTTTAGTTCCGGATTGATAGAAATATTATTTTATTTCTATCAAAACGCTCTCTCAGCTCTATCTCCCACATAATTCCAATGCCCCATCTTACGATCCTGTCTTGGATCGGACTTACCATAAAGATGCAGAGTGTATCTTTCATCAGAAAGATACTTCGCCCAAAGGTCTGAATCAGGGAGATAATCTTGTCCTAAGATATTTTTCATGGAAGAAGGTTGAGAAGAAAGTTCAGAAGGAAGAGGAAGTCCAGTAAGGCATCTCAATTGAAGTTGGAACTGAGAAATATTTGCTCCGTTTTGAGAGAAATGACCTGAGTTATGAGGTCTTGGAGCAAATTCATTTAGAACGATCTTATCACCTTTGATAAAAAATTCTAATCCGAATACGCCAATATAATCTATTCCTTCTGCCAGGATTTTCGCAGATTCTACCATTTGTTTTTTGATCGAGTCTGAAAAATTCCCGGGATGAATGGTAGTATCCAAGATATGATTTTTGTGAATATTTTCAGAAGGAGAATAACAAAGTATATTTCCCTTTTGATCTCTTGCTAAAATTACTGAACCTTCTTTATCGAATTCATACCATTCTTCTAAGATCAGATCAAGCGGTTCTTGTCCAAGTGAGCCGACCCATGCCCTGAACTCTTCTTTGGTTTTGAATTTTGTTTGTCCTTTTCCATCATAACCGAAGGAAGAAGTTTTTAATACGGCAGGGAACTTGGATGTCTCTGCCGCTTTTGTCGCTTCTGCTTTGTTTGTGATCGGATAAAAAGGTACAGTAGGAAGTCCTAATTTAGAAAATAATGTTTTTTCTCGGATCCTATGTTGTGCGATCCGGATACACTCCGGACTCGGGAAAACCGGAAGAGAATTTTTTTTAGAATATTCGGAGATAAAATTTAATTCCGCGCCAGGTATATTCTCGAATTCGAATGTAAGTGCGTCTATGGACTTCAGAAATATTTGAAGTGAATTTTCGTCCTCATAGGGAGCAACTGTTTCGGAAGCTCCAACTAAGGAAGCAGGGCTATTTCTTTCAGGAGAATAAACGGATACTTGATAACCCATTCGGATTGCTTCTTGAGCAAACATTCTTCCGAGTTGCCCTGACCCCATCACCCCGAGTCTTGCGGAAGGAACTAGAATTTTTGTCATATTAGGTCTTTATTTTTGGACAATGCTTCTTCTCTGATATCGTTTCTGTATTGTTCCAATTTTTGTGATAATGTTTCGTCTTGTAGGGACAATATTCTTGCAGCAAGTAACCCTGCGTTTTTTGCTCCTGCAGTTCCGATCGCAAGTGTTCCGACTGGAACTCCTCCTGGCATCTGCACTATGGATAAAAGACTGTCCATTCCAGATAGAGCCTTACTTTGCACTGGTACTCCTAACACAGGTAGAGTAGTGAGAGAAGCCACCATTCCTGGAAGATGAGCCGCTCCGCCTGCGCCTGCGATGATGATCTCAAAACCTTTGGATCTTGCAGATTTAGAAAATTCGAATAATAACTCTGGAGAACGATGCGCGGATACGATTTCGGTATGGGATTCTATTCCAAACTGTTTTAGGATGCTGACCGCTTCTTTCATCGTTTCCCAATCGGAACTGCTTCCCATTATAATAGCGACTTTCGTTTTCACACTTGCAAATTCCTTTAATATCGATCTCTAGGCAAGTCCGAAAACACTTAAGAACCGTTGGTCTTGGAATTTAATTCTTCTACCGCTCTTTCTAATTTCATTCCTCTGGAGGCCTTTGCTAAAAGATAAGCGCCTGGAGGCACTTCTTTGCGGATCGTATCCACTAAGTTTTTGAGTCCTTCTTCATCGCCTGGAAAGGAGAAGGATAGAAGTCCCTGATTTGCTTTCTTTCGGAAACTTTTTAGTGCGTGAGAAGATTCTGTTCCGAATAGAAAGACACCTTTACAGTTCTTTAAACCTGCTGCAAAACTTCCGATCTCAGTATGGAATTTGCGGGAATAATTTCCTACTTCTTTCATGTCTCCAAGTACTGCGTAAAATCCTTCTTCTCCGGAGATCTGTGAACATGCTTCCAAAGAAGATAACATAGATTCTCTATTTGCGTTGTATGTATCGTTTAGAATTTTATAATTTCCTACTTGGAGATCCAATCGTTTGTCACCGGCTCTGAAGTTCTCGATACCGTTCTGTATCCATTCTGTAGGAGTTCCAACTTCTTCCAAAAGGGAAATACATAGTGCTAGGTTTTCCAATAACTTGATCCCGGGAAGGCTCCAATCTAGTATAGAATTTAGGAATGAGATCTTAAATCCCTCTCGATTGGTTTCTAATATTTCTATTCTTCTTTTAAGAGGGACCGATTTAAATTTGATCCCGAAACGTAGGCATCTTCGCTTTAGAAAATTCTTATATTCTCCCGTTTCCGGATAGAATAATACTCCACCTTTGTTCATTCCTTCCAGGACTTCCGCTTTCGCTTTTGCGATCCCTTTTCTGGAACCTAATAATTCTATATGAGCTGTTCCAATAGTGGTTATAAGTGAATAATCAGGCCTTGCCATTTTGGTCAGCCTGGAAATTTCACCCGCGTGGTTCATTCCCATCTCACATACTACATATCTGGTCTTTGAGTTGATCTTAAATAATGTGAATGGAACTCCGATTTCATTATTATAGTTTTTTTCAGTGACCAATAAACCTTCTTCCAATGGAGAAAGGCAGGAGGATAAGATCTCTTTTGTGGTGGTTTTTCCACTAGAACCTGTGACTGCGATCAATATTGGATTAAATCTGGATCTATGAAATGTAGCAAGCTTGCCTAAAGCGAGTAATGTGTCTTTGACTTGGATTGCTTTAGATCTTTGTTCTGAACTAAGGTTTTCTAAAATTGGATGATCCTTCTCGCATAAAAAATATGAGGCTCCTTTTTCCAAGGCATCCAATATAAATTCATGTCCGTCTCTATTTCCTCGTAAAGGTACGAATAAGGACCCGGGCTCCACCATTCCGGATGCTGTGCTGATACTTGTGATCTCCGATTCTTTTTGAAAGGAAAAGTCGGATGGACTTTGTAGTATCCTTCTTACTGTTTCGGGATCGTATTGGAATGGGGCTTTCATCAGACCCAATATCTTCCTACCTAAAATACTCGCAGTCTATTTTTAAAAATTCCTCTTGCAAGCTTCCGGTTCCGGTTTTCAAGTATGCGGGATGCGAAAAACCAAGGTTGTTTTAATCGGTTTGGGAAGGATTGCTTCATCCTTGGAAAAAGATCCGTATAGATCCAAGCCTTGTACTCATTCCGGTGTCTTATTTTCTCCTTGGGGTAAAAGGAATTTTGAGTTTCTGGGAGGCATCGATCCTAATCCGGATAAAAGGGAGAAGTTTCGTAAGCAGTGGAAATTACCCGAGCACGTTACCTTCTCCGATCTTGATCATCTATCTTCTAAATATAAACCTGATCTTGCGATCATCTCCAGTCCTTCCGAATCTCATTATAGAAATGCGCTCGAATGGATCGAGAGAGGTGTTAAAAATTTTCTGATAGAAAAACCGGTTTGTGAAACTTTCTTACAAGCAAAGGATCTGGAAAAGCTTTCCCGTAAAAAAGGGATCCGAATTTGGGTCAATCACGAGAGAAGATATCATCCTAAATACGTATGGGCAAAGCGGGTTTTGGATTCTCAAAAATACGGGCCAATTCGTACGATCCGCGCATCCGTTTTGACTTCTGCCTTAGCCCCTGGCCGAGCATTCCAAGGAAGGACTGGGCCATTATTCCATGATGGAACTCATGCAGTTGATTTGATCCATTGGTTTTTGGGCAAACCGGATCGGATCCGTTCTTCTTTGACTAGACGAAAGGGGATACCTATCGAAGATAGAGCACTTGCATTTTTGGAATATAAATCCGGGCCCGCGGTGTTTCTGGAAGCGGGGGGCGCTAGGAAATATTTTCAATTCGAGATGGATATTATGACCTCCGAGGCACGTATCCTTCTATCCAACGATGGTATGAGACTTTTCGTTTCCAAACCTTCCAAGAAATACAAGGGATTTAATAGTTTGACGGAAGTCTCATTTCCCGAAAAATCATTCCTCGGATCGAACCCGTTTATGAACCTTTATGCGGAGATACGCAATGTTCTTACGGGAAAATCAGTAAGAATGACCGGGGATATCGGAGAAAATCTAGGCATCATGGAACTTCTACATAAGATCAAAACCGTCGCCGAAATTAGAACAGTTTCGTAAATCTAAGCCTATGCCTTCAAATTCCCAATCTACAAATTCAAATCAATTGCCTTCTTATTCCGCGAGAGGAAGATACTATAGAGGTAGCTTCTTTCTTTGGAAAAAAATATTCAGTCTATTCTGGTATTATAAATTTGTAAGATTATTTCTTTCTTCCAAATCAAGAGAAGAAAGAGAATTAGAATTTTATAAATCATTGGGTTTTGAGTGTAGGGACTTCTTTCTGAAAATGGGAGGAGTGTATGTAAAACTCGGTCAATATTTCGCATCACTCTCTCATCTATTCCCTGAAAGTTTTACGGAACCTTTGCAGGATTTACAGGATCGTGTTCCTCCTCATCCTTTTTCCGAGATTAAAGAAAGGTTCAAAAAAGAATTCGGAAAAGAGATCGCACAAGTGTTTCCCGATATTTCAGAAGCGCCTCTTGCATCGGCATCCATCGCCCAGGTTCATTCCGCCACTTTTAAGGGAGAAAAAGTAGCGGTTAAAATTTTATATCCAGGCATCGAAGATATTATCGAAAAAGATCTAAAGGCAGTTCGTAAGTTCCTGAAAAGGATTAATCGATTCTTGGTCACATTCGATTTCAAAATAGTTCATAAGGAAATTGCGAAATTAGTAGGAAGAGAAACGGATCTTCGTTTAGAGGCCGAGTCCATGGACCGTATGGCCAGATATTTTGCAGAAGAGCCTGATTATGTTTTTCCTAAGTTATTTCCCGAGTGGAGCGGCAAGAGTGTTCTGACCGCTCAATTTATAGAAGGGAAACGTATCACTCAAGCCGGTACTTTAAAAAAAGGACAGGCAAAGTCCAGGCCGGTCGATCTTCTGATCAGAGCTTATATCCTTATGATATTTGAATATAGGTTTTATCATGCGGATCCTCATCCGGGAAATATGATCTATACTCCGGATGAAAAACTTTGTTTTATAGATTTCGGAGCAGTAGGGGAAATCCCTCCTAGCCAAGCACTTGCTCTCAGAAAGATCATTCTTTGTGCTATGACAAAGGACTATCCTGCACTCGTAGAGGCTCTAGATGAGTTAGGACTTATTTCTAAAAAAGCGGATAGAGAGAAGCTGGAAGAAGTAGTCCGTTACTCCATGGAAAAACTTTCTAAGTTTTTATCCGATACGGATTCATTTAAGAATATTAAATTCGAGCAGATTCATACTCTTGAAGATCTGAAATTTTTAAAAGAGATCAATTCAAGTCTTCGTGGACTTCTCCGAATGATCCAATTGCCGACCGCTCTTGTTCCTTTGGAAAGAGTTCTAGGTCTTCTGGTCGGAATTACTGCAAACTTGGATCCATACCGTACTGTTTTGGATTATGGAGAAAAACCATTTAAGGGACTGGTCTTCCAAGGAGAGAACCAATGGCAAAAGGTTCTTGTTCAGGAAGGTGGTATCTGGGGACAGGCGGTTTCTCTTCCTGGAGAATTATTACAGGCGGTTAAAAATTTAAACCGAGGAAAGCAGGCTTATAAACTTCCGGATCTGGAACAACATACTAAGAAGATGTATTCTTTAGGTCATCAGATCATCAGTGCAGCATTCATACTTTTTGGTATCCATTATGGAACCGATAGATTGGATAAAGGGATCGAAACTCAAGCAATGGTGGCTTACGGAGTATCCGTTTTCTTCGGAATCCTCCTTGCTCTATCCGTTATCAAAAATAAATTCAGCTCTAAAAGGAATCGTCAGTGAAATATTTCGAAAAGAAGTTCTTAGAGGTATATCCCCCTATCTTTATCATAAGCGTGATTGTTGGAACAGTTATAGATCTAGTTACCAAATACATCGCTATACTCTATCTAAGACCTCATAACCCGATCGAATTGATGGGAGATTTTTTCCGTTTAACCCTGACTTTCAACACAGGTTTTGTGATGGGGCTCTTCCAAGGATTTCCAAGAACCTCTTTGTCTCTGACAGCAGTAGCGATCTTAGTGTTAATCGCATATCGTTGGAAAAATTCCGACCTGGGTCATCCCGCAGGCTGGGCGCTTGTAATGTCGGGAGCATTCGGAAATTTTATAGATAAGTTTTTCGTGAAAATTATCGGGATCGGAGCTGAGTTCGGATTCGTAGAAAATCGTTACGAAGGAAGATTTATCGGAGTGGTGGACTTCTTAGACTTCGATTGGCCGAACTGGCTTTTGATCGATCGATGGCCCGCGTTTAACTTCGCGGACTCCTGCGTGAGTGTGGGATTGGTAATACTGATCCTGACTATGAAAATCGAAGAGGATAAGAAGTAGTTTTGAATTTCCTACAACTCCCTATCTGGAAAAAGATAATAAAGAAAAAAGGGACCTCCAATCCGGAGATCATACGTTTCCTTCGAGAGACTTCCGTATTCGGAAAATTAAAAAGAAGGACTTTGCACGAGATAGCAAGACTTGTCCACGTTAGACAATATTCCGAGGGAGAGGAAATTTTCAGACAGGGAGAAGCCGGAGCAGGATTTTATATGATCTTTGACGGTAAGGTAGCGATCCGCTCGGTTAGAGACGGGGTAGAATTAGACCTAGCCCATCTTGACCAACATTCATTCTTCGGAGAACTTTCCTTATTCTCCGAAGAGAGAAGGACAGCAACTGCAATCGCTCAAGAGCCATCTACCTTACTCGGATTTTTCCAACCTGATTTAAAAGAAATTATAGAGACCAAACCTAAGATCGGGATTGAGATACTTTTGAGTCTTACCGGAGTTGTGGTAGAAAGACTCCAGAAAACCAATCAGTTACTGGAAAAAGCATACTATAAGGGCAAACAAAAAAATGCCTGATACGAAACCGCTCTCTACATACGTAATCCGATCTATCTTTTTCTTTTTAGTAGGGGCGGCCATCGTATTTTTTACAATCGGTCTGCAACTTCTTATAGTGCCGATTGCTCTTTCCTTAATTCTGTTCTATATATTTAACGGAACTATAAACTACTTCGAAACATTGGGAGTGCCCAGGATTGTTTCGGTTGCCATCCTGATTTTTTTACTCTGTCTTCCTATCTATCTAATCGCTACGGAAGTAGCACCTCCGATCGTTTCCACTTTACAACCTATTATGAAAAGTTGGAAACAGGATATAGATGACGCTAAGTTTAAATACCTGGTAGTCGGTTTCCAGCTTAGGTTTAATGATTATCCTGCAAGCTGGGAAGATACGATCCGCCCTGATGAATTGGTAAAACAAGCGGCCGAAATGATCCATGCTCAGGTAAGCGGCTTGGTTTCTATAATTCCGACGT is a genomic window containing:
- a CDS encoding GtrA family protein codes for the protein MSEISSSFFSTRQFRYLVSGTFIFGINLIVAKIVFSFSEFSETALGRNLGNLIATEIPILISFPIHKFYTWKEKYDNLFIEFIRYHAVLLSGLILRLLIFLIFDSLGFSFYFSTIFGIMAIVLWNFLGFDRYVFTQKQILSENSIVYADGGAGVEVLETVEEAATYNDYLTSKITPFLGFRNIEIGAGTGTIANLIFEKGYNVLLSDLSKYNVLRLKSRFSDIPKFLGVEQDFLSIGPQNWDAIYSSNVLEHASDDWRLIQHGLRILNSGGWFVAIVPATKILYSEFDRKIGHYRRYGWSDRKRIESLLVSEFPESKLELWKPFNLVGALGWFVKMRVFRASNIKVSDALIMDSIIPFLKPLDYIPFGFGQTIVFAIRR
- a CDS encoding 5-(carboxyamino)imidazole ribonucleotide synthase — translated: MTKILVPSARLGVMGSGQLGRMFAQEAIRMGYQVSVYSPERNSPASLVGASETVAPYEDENSLQIFLKSIDALTFEFENIPGAELNFISEYSKKNSLPVFPSPECIRIAQHRIREKTLFSKLGLPTVPFYPITNKAEATKAAETSKFPAVLKTSSFGYDGKGQTKFKTKEEFRAWVGSLGQEPLDLILEEWYEFDKEGSVILARDQKGNILCYSPSENIHKNHILDTTIHPGNFSDSIKKQMVESAKILAEGIDYIGVFGLEFFIKGDKIVLNEFAPRPHNSGHFSQNGANISQFQLQLRCLTGLPLPSELSSQPSSMKNILGQDYLPDSDLWAKYLSDERYTLHLYGKSDPRQDRKMGHWNYVGDRAERAF
- the purE gene encoding 5-(carboxyamino)imidazole ribonucleotide mutase, yielding MKTKVAIIMGSSSDWETMKEAVSILKQFGIESHTEIVSAHRSPELLFEFSKSARSKGFEIIIAGAGGAAHLPGMVASLTTLPVLGVPVQSKALSGMDSLLSIVQMPGGVPVGTLAIGTAGAKNAGLLAARILSLQDETLSQKLEQYRNDIREEALSKNKDLI
- a CDS encoding UDP-N-acetylmuramoyl-tripeptide--D-alanyl-D-alanine ligase, whose translation is MKAPFQYDPETVRRILQSPSDFSFQKESEITSISTASGMVEPGSLFVPLRGNRDGHEFILDALEKGASYFLCEKDHPILENLSSEQRSKAIQVKDTLLALGKLATFHRSRFNPILIAVTGSSGKTTTKEILSSCLSPLEEGLLVTEKNYNNEIGVPFTLFKINSKTRYVVCEMGMNHAGEISRLTKMARPDYSLITTIGTAHIELLGSRKGIAKAKAEVLEGMNKGGVLFYPETGEYKNFLKRRCLRFGIKFKSVPLKRRIEILETNREGFKISFLNSILDWSLPGIKLLENLALCISLLEEVGTPTEWIQNGIENFRAGDKRLDLQVGNYKILNDTYNANRESMLSSLEACSQISGEEGFYAVLGDMKEVGNYSRKFHTEIGSFAAGLKNCKGVFLFGTESSHALKSFRKKANQGLLSFSFPGDEEGLKNLVDTIRKEVPPGAYLLAKASRGMKLERAVEELNSKTNGS
- a CDS encoding Gfo/Idh/MocA family protein, with product MRKTKVVLIGLGRIASSLEKDPYRSKPCTHSGVLFSPWGKRNFEFLGGIDPNPDKREKFRKQWKLPEHVTFSDLDHLSSKYKPDLAIISSPSESHYRNALEWIERGVKNFLIEKPVCETFLQAKDLEKLSRKKGIRIWVNHERRYHPKYVWAKRVLDSQKYGPIRTIRASVLTSALAPGRAFQGRTGPLFHDGTHAVDLIHWFLGKPDRIRSSLTRRKGIPIEDRALAFLEYKSGPAVFLEAGGARKYFQFEMDIMTSEARILLSNDGMRLFVSKPSKKYKGFNSLTEVSFPEKSFLGSNPFMNLYAEIRNVLTGKSVRMTGDIGENLGIMELLHKIKTVAEIRTVS
- a CDS encoding ABC1 kinase family protein, whose protein sequence is MPSNSQSTNSNQLPSYSARGRYYRGSFFLWKKIFSLFWYYKFVRLFLSSKSREERELEFYKSLGFECRDFFLKMGGVYVKLGQYFASLSHLFPESFTEPLQDLQDRVPPHPFSEIKERFKKEFGKEIAQVFPDISEAPLASASIAQVHSATFKGEKVAVKILYPGIEDIIEKDLKAVRKFLKRINRFLVTFDFKIVHKEIAKLVGRETDLRLEAESMDRMARYFAEEPDYVFPKLFPEWSGKSVLTAQFIEGKRITQAGTLKKGQAKSRPVDLLIRAYILMIFEYRFYHADPHPGNMIYTPDEKLCFIDFGAVGEIPPSQALALRKIILCAMTKDYPALVEALDELGLISKKADREKLEEVVRYSMEKLSKFLSDTDSFKNIKFEQIHTLEDLKFLKEINSSLRGLLRMIQLPTALVPLERVLGLLVGITANLDPYRTVLDYGEKPFKGLVFQGENQWQKVLVQEGGIWGQAVSLPGELLQAVKNLNRGKQAYKLPDLEQHTKKMYSLGHQIISAAFILFGIHYGTDRLDKGIETQAMVAYGVSVFFGILLALSVIKNKFSSKRNRQ
- a CDS encoding lipoprotein signal peptidase, which translates into the protein MKYFEKKFLEVYPPIFIISVIVGTVIDLVTKYIAILYLRPHNPIELMGDFFRLTLTFNTGFVMGLFQGFPRTSLSLTAVAILVLIAYRWKNSDLGHPAGWALVMSGAFGNFIDKFFVKIIGIGAEFGFVENRYEGRFIGVVDFLDFDWPNWLLIDRWPAFNFADSCVSVGLVILILTMKIEEDKK
- a CDS encoding cyclic nucleotide-binding domain-containing protein, which produces MNFLQLPIWKKIIKKKGTSNPEIIRFLRETSVFGKLKRRTLHEIARLVHVRQYSEGEEIFRQGEAGAGFYMIFDGKVAIRSVRDGVELDLAHLDQHSFFGELSLFSEERRTATAIAQEPSTLLGFFQPDLKEIIETKPKIGIEILLSLTGVVVERLQKTNQLLEKAYYKGKQKNA